A genomic stretch from Triticum dicoccoides isolate Atlit2015 ecotype Zavitan unplaced genomic scaffold, WEW_v2.0 scaffold36916, whole genome shotgun sequence includes:
- the LOC119346020 gene encoding NAC domain containing protein 52-like has translation MPCVTVRAATAEMDRAFSHLRPGFRFHPTDQELVRFFLRRKILLGHGGFIPEVDLYKFEPQDVPGTILFSPVRRTPVSNHTHYSCISFSPSTGDPGAKVEWYLFTPRGRKYPTGLRMERATPRGFWKSTGKDRPVMHNGIVVGMKKTLVFHNGKAPCGTRTDWVMHEYRLHGHHIQDTYALCRVFNKNMASPSTNASGDADTYEDLTQFVPGVIDIVHLGR, from the exons ATGCCGTGCGTTACAGTACGGGCGGCCACGGCGGAGATGGACCGCGCCTTCTCTCATCTCCGCCCGGGCTTTAGGTttcatcccacggatcaggagctcgtCCGCTTCTTCCTCCGGCGCAAGATCCTCCTGGGCCACGGCGGCTTCATCCCCGAGGTGGACCTCTACAAGTTCGAGCCCCAGGACGTACCAGGTACAATTCTATTCTCTCCGGTCCGGCGGACACCTGTTTCAAATCACACACATTATTCAT GCATTTCATTCTCACCGAGCACAGGCGACCCTGGGGCCAAAGTTGAGTGGTACTTGTTCACGCCGAGGGGACGGAAGTACCCAACCGGGCTTCGCATGGAACGGGCGACGCCCAGAGGGTTTTGGAAGTCCACCGGGAAGGACCGCCCCGTCATGCACAACGGCATCGTCGTCGGTATGAAGAAGACGCTTGTGTTCCACAATGGCAAAGCACCTTGCGGCACACGGACCGACTGGGTCATGCACGAGTACCGTCTCCACGGCCACCACATCCAG GACACATACGCGTTGTGTCGGGTCTTCAACAAGAACATGGCGTCCCCGTCGACGAATGCGTCCGGTGATGCCGACACATATGAGGATCTAACGCAATTCGTGCCCGGTGTCATCGACATAGTTCATCTTGGGCGATGA